The Altererythrobacter sp. ZODW24 genome window below encodes:
- a CDS encoding glycosyltransferase family A protein — MFSVIIPTKNRSAMLRRALASVMQQSDQDIEIIIVDDGSDEDEAREIAGLVGQTSKAQLIRFDQSKGAPTARNRAIAAAKGDYIATLDSDDWWTANRLERHRASLARENTVLSYNRAALTRSGEGDVCNHYGEGPHAARPLAVTLAGRNHIGGCSSVCFRVDAFRHVGGFDPALPSCQDWDLWLKLLGQGSAAFIDEPLTYQDIGDHDRITSGRDKVLDGHAIVQDRALAGLSDVADKRYVTAMHQYLRAEIGSRFGDRGMILAGIASSLVQRPTQTLFQSLPHLLRSAVRG; from the coding sequence ATGTTCTCCGTCATTATCCCTACAAAGAACCGTTCGGCGATGTTACGCCGCGCTTTGGCGAGCGTCATGCAACAAAGCGATCAGGACATTGAGATTATCATCGTCGATGATGGATCGGATGAGGATGAGGCGCGCGAAATCGCTGGCTTGGTCGGGCAGACAAGTAAGGCGCAGTTGATCCGTTTTGATCAAAGCAAGGGAGCTCCCACCGCTCGCAATCGGGCGATTGCTGCAGCTAAGGGCGATTACATAGCGACACTCGATTCCGATGATTGGTGGACTGCGAACCGGCTTGAGCGCCACCGCGCCTCGCTCGCACGTGAAAATACCGTCCTCAGCTATAACCGCGCAGCATTGACTCGCAGCGGAGAGGGCGATGTCTGCAATCATTATGGTGAAGGCCCACATGCCGCTCGCCCGCTCGCCGTGACTCTGGCTGGACGCAACCACATTGGCGGCTGTTCCAGCGTATGTTTCCGCGTGGACGCATTCCGGCATGTCGGCGGCTTCGATCCTGCTTTGCCCAGCTGTCAGGACTGGGATCTGTGGCTCAAACTGCTTGGCCAAGGCAGCGCCGCCTTCATCGACGAGCCGCTGACATATCAGGATATTGGCGACCATGACCGGATAACCAGCGGGCGCGACAAGGTGCTGGATGGCCACGCAATAGTCCAAGACCGGGCTCTTGCTGGATTGAGCGATGTTGCAGACAAACGCTACGTAACCGCAATGCATCAATATTTAAGAGCTGAAATCGGCAGTCGCTTCGGTGACCGGGGCATGATCTTGGCAGGAATTGCATCATCGCTTGTGCAACGCCCCACGCAAACGCTGTTTCAAAGCCTGCCGCATTTGCTGCGCAGCGCGGTTCGGGGCTGA
- a CDS encoding DapH/DapD/GlmU-related protein, whose product MSSSLTDKALRILAKLVGRGNSLLSADKAEHLRASMQRCGVGGNIDPTVTVMDPLGLSVGNNVFIGADCFIHAEGGVQIRDNTHISRRVTIYGSDHDFRAEARLPYGKTRSWRQVIIGRNVWIGMNASILPGVTIGDGAIVAMGAIVSKDVQPGEIVASAGQRTIGQRDAAITVAADDADAYGGKNGQPLSPAQVATQWPTAREREPRIVFVASTGRSGTQTLGNWCNRHPQINGQHEPRRQLIKWSTELDEGKIDKAEATALIRDLYLDGSVYDPAKIHLESDQKFYNLIPILQDALPNSKFIWLVRQSPKVVASVIGRGWYSQEAENFQESKNPWFREHWRVQGNLTSPAVEGFAAMSQFEKCAWYWAHVNRSIEAAFDGLPENRKLLVRLEDLSDQADDIISFAGAPPHSIPVTQENKAVHGRHKTEAWTSEEHQIHEKWCGEIMDRLYPDWR is encoded by the coding sequence ATGAGTTCCAGCCTGACAGATAAGGCCCTGCGCATTCTGGCCAAATTGGTCGGTCGAGGCAATTCGCTGCTGAGTGCCGATAAGGCGGAGCATTTGCGCGCATCAATGCAGCGCTGCGGCGTCGGTGGTAATATCGATCCCACCGTCACTGTTATGGATCCGCTTGGCCTGTCAGTTGGCAACAATGTCTTCATCGGCGCGGATTGCTTCATCCATGCCGAGGGCGGCGTACAGATCCGCGACAACACCCATATTTCGCGCCGCGTCACGATTTACGGATCGGACCATGATTTTCGCGCGGAAGCACGGCTGCCTTACGGAAAGACGCGCAGTTGGCGTCAGGTCATCATCGGCCGCAATGTCTGGATAGGCATGAACGCCTCCATCCTGCCCGGCGTGACCATCGGAGACGGTGCAATCGTGGCGATGGGCGCAATCGTTTCAAAAGACGTGCAGCCCGGCGAGATTGTTGCATCTGCGGGTCAGAGAACAATCGGTCAACGCGACGCTGCCATCACGGTCGCCGCGGACGACGCCGACGCCTATGGCGGAAAAAATGGTCAGCCTCTTTCTCCTGCTCAAGTGGCAACCCAGTGGCCGACAGCTCGCGAGCGAGAACCGCGCATTGTCTTTGTGGCCAGCACGGGCCGCTCCGGTACGCAAACGCTGGGCAATTGGTGCAACCGGCATCCGCAAATCAACGGTCAACACGAACCGCGCAGGCAGTTGATCAAATGGTCGACGGAGCTTGATGAAGGGAAGATCGACAAGGCAGAAGCGACCGCGCTGATCCGCGATCTCTATTTGGATGGCAGCGTTTATGATCCTGCGAAAATCCATCTCGAATCTGACCAGAAATTCTACAATCTGATCCCGATCCTGCAAGACGCATTGCCCAATTCCAAGTTCATCTGGCTGGTGCGTCAGTCACCCAAAGTCGTCGCCTCAGTAATCGGACGCGGATGGTATTCACAGGAGGCCGAGAACTTTCAGGAAAGCAAAAACCCGTGGTTCCGTGAGCATTGGCGCGTCCAAGGTAACCTCACTTCCCCGGCGGTCGAGGGCTTTGCAGCAATGTCGCAGTTCGAGAAATGCGCTTGGTATTGGGCACATGTGAACCGCTCGATAGAGGCGGCGTTTGACGGACTTCCTGAGAACCGCAAATTACTGGTCCGACTGGAGGACCTCTCTGACCAGGCGGACGACATTATCAGCTTTGCAGGTGCCCCCCCGCATTCGATCCCGGTTACTCAGGAAAACAAGGCCGTCCACGGGAGGCACAAGACCGAAGCTTGGACCTCGGAAGAGCACCAAATCCACGAAAAATGGTGCGGCGAGATAATGGATCGCCTCTATCCGGATTGGCGCTAA
- a CDS encoding lipopolysaccharide biosynthesis protein, with protein sequence MTDQNPHAPSSASPAPDYQGASGGHEQSKSQLGIKAGRGGAFAIGTQIIVVLIQLANIAVFSRVLAPADFGLVAISTSIIAFIALFRDMGCSAAIIQKERLDQDTLSGVYVFNIGVAAILMLIGIVCAPLAGAFFGDGRVTSLIMVSSGTILIAAVGAQHSALLRRNMQIIQDRWINLVAVAVASAISIALVLTTDIGYWALVANAWLIVLVQTGLLWAVSTWRPSRVGNWQGARDALKFGLPLTGTELVYFFNRRFDDILIGSRWGIVELGFYSRAYSVLMIPQTMVSGPASSAIVPALSRLQSDPEQWRDMLTNSVRIIALATFLLAAMLTVNARDIVRILLGPDWGQAAEIVSIFGISMFARSLMSANPWIFLSLGQTGRMLRWQLLTLPLFIAGMLLGLPYGALGVALGFSLVHLAVAVPSVFYAAHRSPVSATGLLRVTGPIAAAALAAVLISRGLDLRAMLGGSGLAASALSIMMTLVIYAVGVAIVVMLDGATRNAFQQSGQWIRQLLGKDTFEGQSE encoded by the coding sequence ATGACTGACCAAAATCCCCATGCTCCCAGTAGTGCTTCGCCTGCTCCTGATTATCAAGGGGCAAGTGGCGGCCATGAACAAAGCAAATCACAGCTCGGCATCAAGGCCGGGCGCGGCGGCGCGTTCGCAATCGGCACGCAGATCATCGTGGTGCTCATCCAGCTTGCCAATATAGCGGTATTCTCGCGGGTTTTGGCACCTGCCGACTTCGGCTTAGTCGCCATATCAACCTCAATCATCGCATTCATCGCACTTTTCAGAGACATGGGCTGCTCCGCCGCGATTATTCAGAAGGAACGGCTCGATCAAGATACGTTGAGCGGCGTGTATGTTTTCAACATCGGTGTGGCAGCGATATTGATGCTGATCGGTATTGTATGTGCCCCGCTGGCAGGTGCGTTTTTCGGCGATGGCCGGGTGACCTCGCTGATCATGGTGTCTTCAGGCACAATTCTGATCGCAGCGGTCGGAGCGCAACATTCAGCCCTTTTGCGCCGGAATATGCAAATTATTCAAGACCGCTGGATCAATCTAGTCGCAGTCGCTGTAGCCAGCGCGATTTCCATCGCTCTCGTGCTCACAACCGATATCGGATATTGGGCGCTTGTCGCAAATGCGTGGCTGATCGTCCTTGTTCAGACCGGATTGCTGTGGGCGGTTTCCACTTGGCGGCCGTCACGGGTCGGCAATTGGCAAGGTGCACGCGACGCGTTGAAGTTTGGCCTGCCGTTGACCGGAACCGAATTGGTCTATTTCTTTAATCGCCGGTTTGACGACATCCTGATCGGCTCGCGCTGGGGCATTGTTGAACTGGGTTTCTACAGCCGCGCTTATTCGGTCCTGATGATACCGCAGACCATGGTTTCCGGACCGGCTTCGAGCGCCATTGTGCCAGCGCTCAGCCGCTTGCAAAGTGATCCTGAACAATGGCGCGATATGCTGACTAACTCAGTCAGGATCATCGCGCTCGCTACTTTCCTGCTGGCTGCGATGTTGACGGTGAACGCGCGGGACATCGTGCGTATTCTGCTCGGCCCTGACTGGGGCCAAGCTGCAGAAATTGTGAGCATTTTCGGTATTTCGATGTTCGCCCGATCGCTCATGAGTGCAAACCCGTGGATATTCCTTTCGCTGGGTCAGACGGGCCGAATGCTGCGCTGGCAATTGCTCACTCTGCCGCTGTTTATCGCAGGCATGCTGCTGGGATTGCCATATGGCGCTTTAGGCGTCGCTCTTGGTTTTAGCCTGGTGCATCTTGCCGTTGCGGTACCTTCGGTATTCTACGCAGCGCATCGCAGCCCGGTAAGCGCTACCGGTCTTTTGCGCGTCACCGGGCCGATTGCGGCAGCCGCTTTAGCCGCGGTGTTGATAAGCAGAGGGTTGGATTTACGCGCAATGCTCGGCGGATCAGGTCTCGCAGCTTCCGCGCTTTCGATTATGATGACATTGGTAATTTATGCTGTTGGTGTAGCCATCGTGGTTATGCTCGATGGGGCGACCAGAAACGCCTTCCAGCAATCGGGCCAATGGATACGCCAGTTGCTTGGCAAAGATACGTTCGAAGGACAGAGTGAATGA